From Amphiura filiformis chromosome 20, Afil_fr2py, whole genome shotgun sequence, a single genomic window includes:
- the LOC140142308 gene encoding aminopeptidase N-like, protein MGKRASFNLEESSNTGEGFTYGSDDHDDSINISCSPIRNAFIVIITIGIVLLVGLLAFYVPDSGCGVKEYITTKAPTQGTQPPQTSKVTDVPTKPTEGRPTTGPMLPTTVMPWDGRLPQSIWPMRYELFLTPYLYEEDVDGDGPGERRFTFDGEVNIRVRCQEVTNRVTVHIVNITVYTVKVFRMTGNTDEDLLDQWWTDDYYQFLNMETTIDMTVGEDYEVQITYLGELNNLLVGLYRSSYRNENDELKWLAATQFQATDARRALPCFDEPDFKAVFDTTIRHRADMVAITNGIELSTRDWDGVPGWKETMFKRTPRMSTYLLAFVVCDFVYTKQITPNGVLFRTWSRPNAINTTDYALYSGVNILTYFEEYFDYAYPMDKQDMVAIPDFAAGAMENWGLILYRENLMLYDPKVNSASNKNSVADVIAHEVAHQWFGNVVTPIWWGEFWLNEGFAVYCEDIGVNITEPTWQVHERFGIERIMKAFTVDGLGSSYPLVIPVNSPQDLSEQAYASLPYDKADQYFGQRDVKKIMDTWTLNMGFPLVTFDRLDTTTANISQKHFLIDPDSPVDPDNKYGDIGYIWEIEVSHTHASEQEYAKPKKDFMEREQSKIIQLSAGIQDGDWYLANIKQYGYYRVNYDDTNWDRLTTQLSGDHTLIPVENRAQLIDDAFNLARSGEISQIRALSLTTYLDKEMDYVPWQATLSVMAYIRDMFSRYSGYGPLEKYMLQKITPLYNFVGWEDDPNDPLLTQYNRVNAISTACRYGMDDCRSRVSLLYMEYMENYTQYNPISPNLKSVVYCYGIKEGGQAEWEFGLERYQATSDSSEKNTWLYGLSCTQEPWILSRFLELVFDSSIVRQGDAPRLIGNVAKNYAGRALAWDFVREQWEFLKNYYGDAYLGNNIKDTTEHFNTDFALNQLLDFGEGKDLGGASRTYQQQVEKIKANIKWMTNNAEETAKWLDEQTFGI, encoded by the exons ATGGGTAAAAGAGCTTCTTTCAACCTAGAAGAATCTAGCAACACAGGTGAAGGTTTTACCTATGGCagtgatgaccatgatgacagcATCAACATATCCTGCTCTCCGATTCGAAATGCATTCATTGTCATTATAACCATTGGAATAGTTCTACTGGTAGGTCTACTTGCGTTTTATGTCCCCGATAGTGGCTGTGGGGTAAAGGAGTATATCACCACAAAAGCACCTACGCAAGGTACGCAACCACCGCAAACATCGAAAGTCACGGATGTTCCTACCAAACCTACGGAAGGACGACCAACTACTGGGCCAATGTTGCCAACAACTGTGATGCCATGGGATGGAAGGCTTCCACAGAGCATCTGGCCTATGCGGTATGAGCTGTTTCTTACACCCTACCTCTATGAAGAAGATGTTGACGGTGATGGACCTGGAGAGCGCAGATTTACTTTCGACGGTGAGGTTAATATCCGCGTCAGATGCCAGGAAGTTACCAACAGGGTTACCGTGCATATTGTTAACATAACAGTGTATACAGTCAAGGTGTTCCGCATGACAGGGAACACTGATGAAGACTTACTGGATCAATGGTGGACTGATGATTATTATCAGTTTCTGAATATGGAAACCACTATAGATATGACGGTAGGAGAAGATTATGAAGTCCAGATTACATACCTAGGAGAATTAAACAACCTGCTGGTGGGTTTATATCGCAGTAGTTACCGCAACGAAAACGACGAATTAAA ATGGTTGGCGGCAACACAATTCCAAGCAACAGACGCACGGAGGGCCTTACCATGTTTTGACGAACCAGACTTCAAAGCTGTGTTTGATACAACCATTAGACACAGAGCCGATATGGTGGCAATTACGAACGGGATTGAACTATCAACGAGAGATTGGGATGGTGTTCCAGGGTGGAAGGAGACCATGTTTAAACGAACACCACGTATGTCTACCTACTTGCTGGCGTTTGTTGTGTGTGATTTTGTGTATACGAAGCAAATAACGCCAAATGGCGTGTTG TTTCGAACCTGGAGCAGACCAAACGCAATTAATACGACGGACTACGCCCTTTACAGCGGTGTCAATATATTAACGTATTTCGAAGAGTATTTCGATTACGCATATCCGATGGATAAACAAG ACATGGTAGCGATTCCTGACTTTGCTGCTGGTGCTATGGAGAACTGGGGTTTAATTCTGTACCGTGAAAACCTAATGCTTTACGATCCGAAGGTCAATTCTGCCAGTAACAAAAACTCAGTTGCAGATGTGATTGCACACGAAGTGGCTCATCAG TGGTTTGGAAACGTAGTCACACCGATATGGTGGGGAGAATTCTGGTTGAATGAAGGTTTTGCTGTTTATTGTGAAGACATAGGAGTCAATATTACAGAACCAACATGGCAAGTG CACGAGAGATTTGGAATTGAACGGATCATGAAAGCTTTTACCGTGGATGGCTTAGGAAGCTCTTATCCTCTTGTTATACCAGTGAATTCACCACAAGATCTCAGTGAACAAGCGTATGCTTCGCTGCCATACGATAAG GCTGACCAGTATTTCGGACAACGGGACGTAAAGAAGATAATGGATACATGGACATTGAACATGGGATTTCCGCTGGTGACCTTTGACCGGTTAGATACAACTACAGCTAACATATCTCAAAAACATTTTCTCATTGATCCGGACAGCCCTGTTGACCCTGATAACAAATACGGAGATATTGG GTACATCTGGGAGATTGAGGTATCACATACGCATGCGTCAGAACAAGAGTATGCCAAACCTAAGAAGGACTTCATGGAAAGAGAACAATCAA aaattatcCAGCTATCTGCCGGAATTCAAGATGGCGATTGGTACCTCGCCAACATCAAGCAATATGGATATTACCGCGTAAATTATGATGATACTAACTGGGATAGATTGACGACGCAGTTGTCAGGTGATCATACA CTAATCCCAGTGGAAAATCGTGCCCAGCTTATTGATGATGCCTTTAATCTAGCCAGATCAGGCGAGATATCTCAAATCAGAGCTTTAAGCTTAACAACATACTTAGACAAAGAAATGGACTATGTGCCCTGGCAAGCTACGCTGAGTGTAATGGCTTACATCCGAGATATGTTCAGTCGATATTCAGGGTATGGACCATTAGAG AAATACATGttacagaagataacaccattgtATAACTTCGTAGGCTGGGAAGACGATCCAAATGACCCGCTCCTTACGCA ATACAACCGTGTGAACGCAATATCTACTGCTTGTAGGTATGGGATGGATGACTGTCGGTCACGTGTCTCGCTACTTTACATGGAGTATATGGAGAATTATACGCAATATAATCC AATTTCTCCAAACCTGAAGTCCGTAGTTTATTGTTACGGTATCAAAGAAGGCGGACAAGCGGAATGGGAGTTTGGTTTAGAGCGTTATCAAGCTACATCAGACTCATCAGAAAAAAATACTTGGCTTTATGGACTATCGTGTACACAGGAACCATGGATACTCAGCAG GTTCCTAGAACTGGTTTTTGACTCCAGTATTGTTAGACAAGGCGATGCCCCGAGACTCATTGGGAATGTGGCTAAGAACTACGCTGGAAGGGCGCTAGCATGGGACTTTGTTAGAGAACAATGGGAATTTCTGAAAAACTA ctATGGAGATGCTTACCTAGGAAATAATATCAAAGATACAACGGAACATTTTAATACTGATTTTGCACTGAACCAA CTTTTAGACTTTGGCGAAGGCAAAGATCTTGGAGGGGCCAGCAGGACTTACCAGCAGCAAGTTGAGAAAATAAAAGCCAACATCAAGTGGATGACGAATAATGCTGAAGAAACTGCTAAATGGCTTGACGAACAAACGTTTGGCATATAA